A genome region from Anopheles stephensi strain Indian chromosome 2, UCI_ANSTEP_V1.0, whole genome shotgun sequence includes the following:
- the LOC118505173 gene encoding alpha-actinin, sarcomeric isoform X1: MMENGGYVGQYGGEESYMEQEEEWEREGLLDPAWEKQQKKTFTAWCNSHLRKAGTSIENIEDDFRNGLKLMLLLEVISGETLPKPDRGKMRFHKIANVNKALDFIASKGVKLVSIGAEEIVDGNLKMTLGMIWTIILRFAIQDISVEEMTAKEGLLLWCQRKTAPYKNVNVQNFHLSFKDGLAFCALIHRHRPDLIDYSKLSKDNPLENLNTAFDVAEKYLDIPRMLDPDDLINTPKPDERAIMTYVSCYYHAFQGAQQAETAANRICKVLKVNQENERLMEEYERLASDLLEWIRRTMPWLNSRQSDSTLAGVQKKLEEYRTYRRKHKPPRVEQKAKLETNFNTLQTKLRLSNRPAYMPTEGKMVSDITNSWKGLEHAEKAFEEWLLAETMRLERLEHLAQKFKHKADTHEDWTKGKEEMLQSQDYRNCKLNELKALKKKHEAFESDLAAHQDRVEQIAAIAQELNTLEYHDCASVNARCQRICDQWDRLGALTQRRRQGLDEAERILEKIDLLHLEFAKRAAPFNNWLDGAREDLVDMFIVHTMEEIQGLIQAHDQFKATLGEADKEFNVIIGLVRDAEAIVKQEQVPGGLVNPYTTLSADLISRKWSEVRALVPQRDQTLANELRKQQNNEMLRRQFAEKANAVGPWIERQMDAVTAIGMGISGSLEEQLHRLKEYEQAVYAYKPSIEELEKIHQAVQESMIFENRYTHYTMETLRVGWEQLLTSINRNINEVENQILTRDSKGITQEQLTEFRSSFNHFDKNRTGRLAPEEFKSCLVSLGYSIGKDKQGDMDFQRILAVVDPNASGYVQFDAFLDFMTRESTDTDTAEQVIDSFRILASDRPYILPDELRRELPPDQAEYCIQRMPPYKGPNAIPGALDYMSFSTALYGESDL; encoded by the exons ATGATGGAGAACGGCGGATACGTCGGCCAGTACGGTGGCGAGGAGAGTTACATGGAGCAGGAGGAGGAATGGGAGCGGGAGGGACTGCTCGATCCGGCCTGGgagaagcagcagaaaaag ACCTTCACCGCCTGGTGTAACAGCCATCTGCGTAAAGCCGGCACCTCGATCGAGAACATCGAGGATGATTTTCGCAACGGACTCAAACTCATGCTCCTGCTGGAGGTCATCTCTGGCGAAACCCTGCCAAAGCCCGACCGTGGCAAGATGCGTTTCCACAAG ATTGCCAACGTAAACAAGGCGCTGGACTTTATCGCTTCGAAGGGCGTGAAGCTGGTGTCGATCGGTGCGGAGGAAATCGTGGACGGCAATCTGAAGATGACCCTCGGTATGATCTGGACCATCATCCTGCGATTCGCCATCCAGGACATCTCGGTCGAGGAAATGACTGCCAAAGAAGgtctgctgctgtggtgccAGCGCAAGACTGCACCGTACAAGAACGTCAACGTGCAGAACTTCCATCTCAGCTTCAAG GATGGTCTGGCCTTCTGTGCCCTTATCCATCGCCATAGACCCGATCTGATCGATTACTCCAAGCTGTCGAAGGACAATCCGCTGGAGAACCTCAACACGGCGTTCGATGTCGCTGAGAAGTATCTCGACATTCCAAGAATGCTTGATCCTGACG ATCTGATCAACACACCGAAACCGGATGAGCGTGCCATCATGACGTACGTGTCGTGCTACTACCATGCCTTCCAGGGAGCCCAGCAG GCTGAGACCGCTGCCAACCGTATCTGTAAGGTACTGAAGGTCAACCAGGAAAATGAGCGTCTCATGGAGGAGTACGAGCGATTGGCCAGCGAT CTGCTGGAATGGATCCGACGCACGATGCCATGGCTGAACTCGAGACAATCGGACAGCACGCTGGCTGGTGTGCAGAAGAAGCTGGAAGAGTACAGAACGTACCGCCGCAAGCACAAGCCACCACGCGTCGAGCAGAAGGCCAAGTTGGAGACGAACTTCAACACGCTCCAGACCAAGCTGCGTCTGTCGAACCGTCCGGCGTACATGCCGACCGAGGGTAAGATGGTGTCGGACATCACCAACTCCTGGAAGGGTCTGGAGCACGCCGAGAAGGCGTTCGAGGAGTGGCTGCTGGCCGAAACGATGCGCTTGGAGCGTCTGGAGCATCTGGCCCAGAAGTTCAAGCACAAGGCCGACACGCACGAGGACTGGACGAAGGGCAAGGAGGAGATGCTGCAGTCGCAGGACTATCGCAACTGCAAGCTGAACGAGCTGAAGGcgctgaagaagaagcacGAAGCGTTCGAATCCGACCTGGCCGCCCATCAGGATCGTGTCGAGCAGATTGCTGCCATCGCTCAGGAGTTGAA CACCCTGGAGTACCACGATTGCGCTTCGGTGAATGCCCGCTGCCAGCGTATCTGCGACCAGTGGGATCGTCTCGGTGCGCTGACCCAGCGTCGTCGCCAGGGCTTGGACGAAGCGGAACGCATCCTGGAGAAGATCGATCTGCTCCACCTGGAGTTCGCCAAGCGTGCTGCGCCGTTCAACAACTGGCTCGACGGTGCGCGTGAAGATCTCGTGGACATGTTCATCGTGCACACGATGGAGGAGATCCAGGGCTTGATCCAGGCGCACGACCAGTTCAAGGCAACGCTCGGCGAAGCGGACAAGGAGTTCAACGTCATCATTGGGCTGGTGCGCGATGCCGAAGCGATCGTGAAGCAGGAACAGGTACCTGGAGGTCTGGTGAACCCCTACACCACGCTGTCGGCCGATCTGATCAGCCGGAAGTGGTCGGAGGTGCGCGCCCTTGTGCCGCAGCGTGACCAGACGCTGGCCAACGAGCTGCGCAAGCAGCAGAACAACGAGATGCTGCGCCGCCAGTTCGCCGAGAAGGCAAACGCCGTCGGACCGTGGATCGAGCGACAGATGGACGCGGTCACGGCGATCGGTATGGGTATCTCGGGCTCGCTCGAGGAGCAGCTGCACCGTCTGAAGGAGTACGAGCAGGCGGTGTACGCGTACAAGCCGAGCATCGAGGAGCTGGAGAAGATCCACCAGGCGGTGCAGGAGTCGATGATCTTCGAGAACCGGTACACGCACTACACGATGGAGACGCTGCGCGTCGGCTGGGAGCAGCTGCTGACGTCGATCAACAGAAACATCAACGAG GTGGAGAACCAGATCCTTACTCGCGACTCGAAGGGCATCACACAGGAACAGCTGACCGAGTTCCGCTCGAGCTTCAACCACTTCGACAAGAACCGAACCGGCCGACTGGCACCGGAAGAGTTCAAGTCTTGCCTCGTGTCGCTCGGCTACTCGATCGGCAAGGACAAGCAGGGCGACATGGACTTCCAGCGCATCCTGGCCGTGGTCGACCCGAACGCATCGGGCTACGTGCAGTTCGACGCCTTCCTCGACTTCATGACGCGAGAAAGCACCGACACCGACACGGCGGAACAGGTTATCGATTCGTTCAGAATTTTGGCATCCGACAGG CCTTACATTCTTCCCGATGAGCTGCGCCGTGAGTTGCCACCGGATCAGGCCGAATACTGTATCCAAAGAATGCCACCGTACAAGGGCCCGAACGCCATCCCCGGAGCGCTGGATTACATGTCCTTCAGTACGGCGCTGTACGGCGAGAGTGATCTTTAA
- the LOC118505173 gene encoding alpha-actinin, sarcomeric isoform X2 codes for MMENGGYVGQYGGEESYMEQEEEWEREGLLDPAWEKQQKKTFTAWCNSHLRKAGTSIENIEDDFRNGLKLMLLLEVISGETLPKPDRGKMRFHKIANVNKALDFIASKGVKLVSIGAEEIVDGNLKMTLGMIWTIILRFAIQDISVEEMTAKEGLLLWCQRKTAPYKNVNVQNFHLSFKDGLAFCALIHRHRPDLIDYSKLSKDNPLENLNTAFDVAEKYLDIPRMLDPDDLQNTAMPDERAVMTYVSSYYHCFSGAQKAETAANRICKVLKVNQENERLMEEYERLASDLLEWIRRTMPWLNSRQSDSTLAGVQKKLEEYRTYRRKHKPPRVEQKAKLETNFNTLQTKLRLSNRPAYMPTEGKMVSDITNSWKGLEHAEKAFEEWLLAETMRLERLEHLAQKFKHKADTHEDWTKGKEEMLQSQDYRNCKLNELKALKKKHEAFESDLAAHQDRVEQIAAIAQELNTLEYHDCASVNARCQRICDQWDRLGALTQRRRQGLDEAERILEKIDLLHLEFAKRAAPFNNWLDGAREDLVDMFIVHTMEEIQGLIQAHDQFKATLGEADKEFNVIIGLVRDAEAIVKQEQVPGGLVNPYTTLSADLISRKWSEVRALVPQRDQTLANELRKQQNNEMLRRQFAEKANAVGPWIERQMDAVTAIGMGISGSLEEQLHRLKEYEQAVYAYKPSIEELEKIHQAVQESMIFENRYTHYTMETLRVGWEQLLTSINRNINEVENQILTRDSKGITQEQLTEFRSSFNHFDKNRTGRLAPEEFKSCLVSLGYSIGKDKQGDMDFQRILAVVDPNASGYVQFDAFLDFMTRESTDTDTAEQVIDSFRILASDRPYILPDELRRELPPDQAEYCIQRMPPYKGPNAIPGALDYMSFSTALYGESDL; via the exons ATGATGGAGAACGGCGGATACGTCGGCCAGTACGGTGGCGAGGAGAGTTACATGGAGCAGGAGGAGGAATGGGAGCGGGAGGGACTGCTCGATCCGGCCTGGgagaagcagcagaaaaag ACCTTCACCGCCTGGTGTAACAGCCATCTGCGTAAAGCCGGCACCTCGATCGAGAACATCGAGGATGATTTTCGCAACGGACTCAAACTCATGCTCCTGCTGGAGGTCATCTCTGGCGAAACCCTGCCAAAGCCCGACCGTGGCAAGATGCGTTTCCACAAG ATTGCCAACGTAAACAAGGCGCTGGACTTTATCGCTTCGAAGGGCGTGAAGCTGGTGTCGATCGGTGCGGAGGAAATCGTGGACGGCAATCTGAAGATGACCCTCGGTATGATCTGGACCATCATCCTGCGATTCGCCATCCAGGACATCTCGGTCGAGGAAATGACTGCCAAAGAAGgtctgctgctgtggtgccAGCGCAAGACTGCACCGTACAAGAACGTCAACGTGCAGAACTTCCATCTCAGCTTCAAG GATGGTCTGGCCTTCTGTGCCCTTATCCATCGCCATAGACCCGATCTGATCGATTACTCCAAGCTGTCGAAGGACAATCCGCTGGAGAACCTCAACACGGCGTTCGATGTCGCTGAGAAGTATCTCGACATTCCAAGAATGCTTGATCCTGACG ACTTACAAAACACCGCCATGCCAGATGAACGCGCCGTTATGACATACGTTTCATCTTACTACCATTGCTTCAGCGGGGCCCAAAAG GCTGAGACCGCTGCCAACCGTATCTGTAAGGTACTGAAGGTCAACCAGGAAAATGAGCGTCTCATGGAGGAGTACGAGCGATTGGCCAGCGAT CTGCTGGAATGGATCCGACGCACGATGCCATGGCTGAACTCGAGACAATCGGACAGCACGCTGGCTGGTGTGCAGAAGAAGCTGGAAGAGTACAGAACGTACCGCCGCAAGCACAAGCCACCACGCGTCGAGCAGAAGGCCAAGTTGGAGACGAACTTCAACACGCTCCAGACCAAGCTGCGTCTGTCGAACCGTCCGGCGTACATGCCGACCGAGGGTAAGATGGTGTCGGACATCACCAACTCCTGGAAGGGTCTGGAGCACGCCGAGAAGGCGTTCGAGGAGTGGCTGCTGGCCGAAACGATGCGCTTGGAGCGTCTGGAGCATCTGGCCCAGAAGTTCAAGCACAAGGCCGACACGCACGAGGACTGGACGAAGGGCAAGGAGGAGATGCTGCAGTCGCAGGACTATCGCAACTGCAAGCTGAACGAGCTGAAGGcgctgaagaagaagcacGAAGCGTTCGAATCCGACCTGGCCGCCCATCAGGATCGTGTCGAGCAGATTGCTGCCATCGCTCAGGAGTTGAA CACCCTGGAGTACCACGATTGCGCTTCGGTGAATGCCCGCTGCCAGCGTATCTGCGACCAGTGGGATCGTCTCGGTGCGCTGACCCAGCGTCGTCGCCAGGGCTTGGACGAAGCGGAACGCATCCTGGAGAAGATCGATCTGCTCCACCTGGAGTTCGCCAAGCGTGCTGCGCCGTTCAACAACTGGCTCGACGGTGCGCGTGAAGATCTCGTGGACATGTTCATCGTGCACACGATGGAGGAGATCCAGGGCTTGATCCAGGCGCACGACCAGTTCAAGGCAACGCTCGGCGAAGCGGACAAGGAGTTCAACGTCATCATTGGGCTGGTGCGCGATGCCGAAGCGATCGTGAAGCAGGAACAGGTACCTGGAGGTCTGGTGAACCCCTACACCACGCTGTCGGCCGATCTGATCAGCCGGAAGTGGTCGGAGGTGCGCGCCCTTGTGCCGCAGCGTGACCAGACGCTGGCCAACGAGCTGCGCAAGCAGCAGAACAACGAGATGCTGCGCCGCCAGTTCGCCGAGAAGGCAAACGCCGTCGGACCGTGGATCGAGCGACAGATGGACGCGGTCACGGCGATCGGTATGGGTATCTCGGGCTCGCTCGAGGAGCAGCTGCACCGTCTGAAGGAGTACGAGCAGGCGGTGTACGCGTACAAGCCGAGCATCGAGGAGCTGGAGAAGATCCACCAGGCGGTGCAGGAGTCGATGATCTTCGAGAACCGGTACACGCACTACACGATGGAGACGCTGCGCGTCGGCTGGGAGCAGCTGCTGACGTCGATCAACAGAAACATCAACGAG GTGGAGAACCAGATCCTTACTCGCGACTCGAAGGGCATCACACAGGAACAGCTGACCGAGTTCCGCTCGAGCTTCAACCACTTCGACAAGAACCGAACCGGCCGACTGGCACCGGAAGAGTTCAAGTCTTGCCTCGTGTCGCTCGGCTACTCGATCGGCAAGGACAAGCAGGGCGACATGGACTTCCAGCGCATCCTGGCCGTGGTCGACCCGAACGCATCGGGCTACGTGCAGTTCGACGCCTTCCTCGACTTCATGACGCGAGAAAGCACCGACACCGACACGGCGGAACAGGTTATCGATTCGTTCAGAATTTTGGCATCCGACAGG CCTTACATTCTTCCCGATGAGCTGCGCCGTGAGTTGCCACCGGATCAGGCCGAATACTGTATCCAAAGAATGCCACCGTACAAGGGCCCGAACGCCATCCCCGGAGCGCTGGATTACATGTCCTTCAGTACGGCGCTGTACGGCGAGAGTGATCTTTAA